CGTAGAAGCGTGCAGCGTCGGTGAGCGAAAGTACAGGCCCAAATTCAGCACCGCCCACCTGGATAGCGGCGCGAGTCTCTGGCATCTGCACAACCTGCGCGAGCGCCTGATGGAGCCGCCGCACGGCCCCTTCAGGCGTCTTTGCAGGCACCACAGTTCCGAACCACAGAGAATGATGGAAGCCCTTTAGCAGCTTGCCCTCGTCAAATGTAGGCACGTTCGGTGCCATCGGAGAGCGCTGCGGAGTTGCGACGCCTAAGATCTTGATTTGCCTGGCGTCCACCATCCCAAGCAAGTTTGCAGCGACGGGAAGAATCGTCAGGTCGATCTGCTGCCCGATGAGGTCTTGAATCAAAGGGCCCCCTCCTTTGTAGGGCACATGGAGGAGACGGGTGCCCGTGAGGGCGCGGAAGTTCTCGCCTACGACGTGGTACATCGACCCAACGCCTGTCGTCCCGTAAGGAAGTTCGCGGGTACCATCAATGCGAGCCAGTGCAATCAACGAATCGACGCTGTCGACCGTCAAACCGGTGCGTGCGTAGAGTGCCAGTGGAGTGACATAGAACAGGTTGATCATCCTGAACTCTTCCGCCGTATATCGCGTGCCAGGCATCGCCAGTGGCGCCAAGACCACCTCATTCGGGGAGGCGACAAGCAGGGTATTGCCATCAGGTGCAGCATTCAGAACCTTTCGGGCGGCCAGGGAGCCGTTGGCACCGGCGAGGTTCTCGACGATCACGGTCTGCCCCAGCGTCTTCTGTAGCCCTGGCTGGATGGCTCGCGCCAAAATGTCTGATCCTCCCCCCGGCGGATACGGCACAACCAGCGTGAGGGCCTTTTCAGACTGCCCCCGAGCGAGCGGCGGCAAGGTTCCACTGGCAGCAAGGCCGGCAATCCGAGTCAATGCTTGGCGTCTTTCCATGTTCTGTCTCCGGTTCTTTGGGTTGCGGACTTCAGCTTAAGCGCGACCGTTGCCATACAAAAGACATTAAGTTTTTGCATGTGATAACTTTCGGTGATCATGAA
This Variovorax terrae DNA region includes the following protein-coding sequences:
- a CDS encoding tripartite tricarboxylate transporter substrate binding protein, with product MERRQALTRIAGLAASGTLPPLARGQSEKALTLVVPYPPGGGSDILARAIQPGLQKTLGQTVIVENLAGANGSLAARKVLNAAPDGNTLLVASPNEVVLAPLAMPGTRYTAEEFRMINLFYVTPLALYARTGLTVDSVDSLIALARIDGTRELPYGTTGVGSMYHVVGENFRALTGTRLLHVPYKGGGPLIQDLIGQQIDLTILPVAANLLGMVDARQIKILGVATPQRSPMAPNVPTFDEGKLLKGFHHSLWFGTVVPAKTPEGAVRRLHQALAQVVQMPETRAAIQVGGAEFGPVLSLTDAARFYASENARIRRMAKGVKLES